A segment of the Ochotona princeps isolate mOchPri1 chromosome 16, mOchPri1.hap1, whole genome shotgun sequence genome:
ACTAGCTCTGGGATCTCTTTGAATCTGTGCTTAGAGCAACTCCCAGTCACCCTTCAGCCCCTCAGTGCTTAGTATCTGACTTCTCACCTCCTTCGTTAAATCCACCTGCCATCTGTGGCTCTAGAACATGCTATACCaacatccccacccccagcagcaggTGACTGAGCCAGGGCTAGCAGCCAGCTAGAACCCTCAGGctcccctggctctgcctccaccTGCAGGTGTTAGGAAGCATCCTCCCTGCACAGGTATTAAAAAGGTTGTGTGGGTGCATCAGCATGTGCCTGCAGAGGCAGGAGCCCCCTGGCTCTCCTTTGGTTCTAATGGTGTCCTTCACCCACTTTCCTACGCTTCTGTACAGATCCACCAAGTCACGTGTGTCTCAGCAGACACTGGCCTGGCTGAGCTGTATTGTCAGAACAGTTTGGGGACCACTGGCTTGGATGGGGGGCAATTCActgacctctctccctctttcagtaAGCAGACCCCCTCCGCCGCCTGAGCCCAGGATCGAAGCTGAGCCGAAGCCTGAAGCAGTGCCGGAGCCAGTTAAGGAAGCTCCGCAGCCACCACcccttcctcccacctctcctCCCCATAAGAAGATTAGCATTCGGGAGTTAACGGTTGGCATCAATGGGTGAGTCTGCACTGGCCCATGGACTATTTCCAAAGTATCCCCACATTTCTCACCATCAGAGCTCATTCTGCCCTCCCAGGATAAACAGTAAGGCGGGCAAGGCAAGCAGAGAGCTCACAGCAGTGAGGACAGCAAAAATGATCAAAGAAACCAGAGGGCTTGGTGATGCGTGTCACATGCTGGACTGAAGACAGCAAGTCTGCGCATGGAGGGCAGCATTAGCTGGGTTGGCAGGAGAGGCCTTGGGGAAGCAACAGGACATAGGAGGCCTGAGTGACAAAGGGCATCCAGCTGTGCACCTTGCTGGGGAAAACCTCTGAGGCAGAGACAAGCGAGGGTTCTGGGTTGGAGGAGGCAAGTTCAGTGAGTTCAAGGCCAGCCAGGAAGTCTGTATGGCTGCTGCAGGGCCAGGAAGGGAAAGCGAGGTGGAGAGCTGGACGCCAGACAGGGTCTGGACCACTATGGCGAGGAGTCTAGGTCTCAGGAGACAACCTGGTAAGCTTTCAAATTCCCTTCTAGCTACAGGGTTGAGCAGCAGGAATGTGAGAAATGGCGGCAGGAAAAGGTCACTAAGCAGCTGGACAGTCACCTGCACAGGAGATGATGGCACTCCCACAGAAGTGGTGGCCTCCCTTCTGACTGAGGATGCCACCCAGCCCTCCTCCTTACCTGAGCCCATTTCCTGTTGctgtaactcaacaccacagatGGGGCTCTGGAGGGTGGCTCTGGAGTCTGAGCTTAAGGGGCCACACTTGGTGAGGCCCTCTTGCCACTGGGGACTTTGCGATTGGTTAGTTCAGGCTGCTGCTCCTCTCACAAAGCCTCCAATGCATCCAAGAGGGCCTGCATTCCTGACTTCATCTAATCCTAATTACTTCCCCCAATCCTACCCCcatcccaccctcccaccccccacctccacaCTGCAGATGAGTTACGCTCTCACCCTCTTAATACTTCACCAGGGGGATTCAATTTGCAGGAGCATTTTGGTGGGGTCATTGAAATCATGACCTCACCactgcctcttcctctcccatCCCCCTCTTTACCTGTCCCTGGTCAGATTCGGACGTATTGGTCGTCTGGTACTGCGCGCATGCCTGGAAAAGGGTGTTAGAGTGGTGGCCATAAATGATCCATTCATCGACCCGGAATACATGGTGAGCCTCGGGCAGGGACAGGGgacaagccagggctgggataggGCTCAGGGAAGCCTGATGGGGGTGGGGTACTCTCTCCAGAGCTGTTACTCTGCCATACTGAGGCCAGCATCCACTCTGTCTCCTGCAGGTGTACATGTTTAAGTATGACTCCACGCACGGCCGGTACAAGGGAAGTGTGGAATACAAGAATGGACGCCTGGTGGTAGACAACAATGAGATCACCGTGTACCAGTGGTAAGGCCAGCCTCTGATGCCCACCTGGAATGTAGCTGGATCTCCATCCTCTCCTTGGGGCTCATATCCATAAACTATGCCTGCATCCGCAGGCTTGTTTACTGAAAGCCTTGTTCAGAGGTCTCAGCACCCTGTATGGCTCCTAGAAAAAACGCCATTGCCCTCTAGAGTATGTcaaaaaaaaaggcggggggaagagaagggagaggagggaaggtgagtgggaggggagggaggggaggaaataagggaaggaggggagtaaaggaagggaagaaggaaagaaaagaggaaggaagggagggaggggagggaaggggaacagaggagggaaggaaggaagaaagggaggggaaaggaggaaaaggggggagaggaggggagggaagaggaggagaggagaggggaggggagaggaggggaggggaggggaggggagaggaggcagtCTAAGTGACaaccttgaactggcactcctagGGGATGctgtaccaccacaccagcccctcggGAGCACTTTTTATTGAACACACTTGCACGCTTCTTCCTAGGCAGATCAACTTAGCATGTCCACAGCTTGGCTCTTGACAGCTGCACAAGGGCCCCTTGCACTGTGCACCTCACTCTCTGAGTCCCCTCTGTGACCGCCCCCTCCAGGGACCCTGAACCATGCCAACCCTTGGCACCCATTCCATGCCATTGCTGACAGCATCTCCGAAAGCAGTCATGCTACACATTGTTTCAGATACAAAAATGTCAAAGATACCAAAAGCAATTCTAATTTATAAATGGGACTCATTAAGCCCGCCTTACCTTTCTGATACAAGATGCTGGCCACTGCTGGTCCCCTGGCAGTGCGCTCACACAGTCACCCTCTAGAACCCTTTGCACTGCGCCAAATGGCCCTCTCCTTGTACTTGCCAGGGAGGGAGGGCTCTGGTGAAGTGAGTGGGGTGAGGGCAGGGAACAGGCAAAAAGATCTGGGGCCCGAAATCAACGAAGAGGGATGCAACTGCTGCCTTGCATTGAAATCACATGCTAGAACCAAGTCCAGCAGCCTGGTAGCTGCTCAGCTGCCCCATGTCCTTCCTCACCTCTGCCTGGGCACTGTTGCTCCTGCCACATGGGGCTGTCCCCTTCCCAACCCAGTCCACACGCACGTTCTGCCTTCTCCAGACCATGCCAAGTGGTGCACCGCCATCATTCTCAATATGAGTCACATTGTTCATGTATCCTTTACCCCTACCTAGTTGGACAACCCTGAGCAGAGGACCAAATTTGGCAGAGCCTCACCGCCTGTCCGGTGGGAGGACGATCACACCCTGCACAGCAGCAGGGCCCGTGACTGGGAGCTCTTACGCTGTGGAACCCTCCCTGTGGGCAGTTCCACCAGGCTGTGGCCCCCTTGCAGTGAGCTCGCCCTGTTGCTTTGGTACTGGCAGCTACCGGCCTGTCCCCTGGTAGAACCTTGGTACTTCTGTgaaggatgaatgaatgaaaggagTTCTGAAAACAGCCctgtggtgggagggaggggctctGCCCCACAACTCAGCACTTGCTACAGGGGGATCTGTTGACGTGTCCCCAGCCCAGAAGGCAGAGGGTGGAGACACTGGCGAGAGCTGCCTGGGTCAGCTGATGATCAGTGTGGACAGATGAGGCAGAGACCGGGGAGAGGGAATGCTGCCTGCAGCGGTCCAGGGAGGAGGAGACCCAGTTCAGCACTGCATCCCCGTgcccctgccccttcctcctcACCTCACCCTGACAACACTGCCTCTCAGGGATTCTGATGAGCTTCAAGCAGATCCAACAAGCAGCGGGAATAtggcacacagcagcaggaagcaggcacAAAATGGCCCAGTTTTCAGACCCATGGACAATGACAGGAACCCTGTGGGGAAGCAGGCTCAGTGGAAAAGGAGAAAGACCAGCAGCAGACAAGGAGACAGAGGCCAGCGGCCCTACTGCCTGTGACGGGCTCTGTGAGGGGGGAAGATCAGCACAGGAACCACCATGGGCTCCTTTGCTAGATGGTTCCTATGGTGCAGGTACAAACCTGGGTTACAACATCAAATACAGGCACAGACTTAGAAAACAGCCTGCAAAAAGCCTCTACTTCGTCAgctgccagccccagcctgccccagtcagCCCTGACACTGCCTCGGGCCTCTCTAGGGAGCTGCTCTTGGAACCAAGCTATGTCATCTTTAGTTTTCTGGTCTTGGGCAGCAGGCTGTTCCTGTTGCAGGAGCTGAGTGGTGGTGACAAGGGGGGCTGCCAGAGCTTGGGACCAGCAAGCAGCTGGGTAGGTCACCACCACAGCAGGGTCCATGTCTGGCTAGGCAGCTTACGTAGCAAGGGTCTACCCTTGGGCTGGTGTTGGCAGAGAGGCAGCCTGTCACTGGGCATAGCGGGGCTGGGTGAGTGGAGATAAGTAGGGGAAGGTGGGCCACACAGGGGCAGCAAGGCCAGCAGAGATAGCACCACCTGCTGCATTTGGGGAAGGTATGTGTTTGTGGGGGGAGAAGTGGGTGGTGCAGGCCAGGCAAGAAGGCAGCTGATCAGCCTTCCCACAATGAAGGCTGGACTTGGAAGGCAAGGCCTGTGCTGGGAGACTGACAACCCTGTCACCCTCCACAGCAAGGAGCCCAAGGAGATCCCCTGGAAGTCTGTTGGGAGCCCCTACGTGGTGGAGTCCACAGGCGTGTACCTCTCCCTAGAGGCTGCTTCGGTAAGTGGGTGGTGCGTGCCCAGGGCCAGTGGGGCTGACCGTCCTCAGAGTCCGAAACCTGAGCTCGCTCCCTAGGCACACATCAATGCAGGTGCTCAGCGAGTGGTCATCTCAGCACCCTCACCTGATGCACCCATGTTTGTCATGGGTGTGAACGAAAACAACTACAACCCTGGCTCCATGAACGTCATCAGGTAATGGGCAGCCGCATCCTGGAAGTTATGCATGCCCACTTGTGAAGCATGGGCGTGAAGGGCTCTCTCTCCCCACTGGTACGCACCTCTGGGGTAGGGTGGgggctccccctccccactggCATGCACCCCTGGTGCCGTCTTCACACCAGTCTGCTGTTGCTTCCCCCACAAGTtcctcccagccctgtcctgTCCTTCCCCCACAGTGTAGCGTGTGTACACCCTGAGGGTtggcaggaggtggggagggacaaCTCTGTGATTTATGTCACACGGGGGTCTGCACGCCCTGGTCATTTCAGCAATGCATCCTGCACCACCAACTGCCTGGCCCCCCTCGCCAAGGTCATCCATGAGCGATTTGGCATCGTGGAAGGGCTCATGGTGAGTTTTGATTGAGGGTCTGAGGCAGGAGAGACGGCAGGGGAACacagcctctcccttcctggcccTTGCTCAGGCTACAGCATTTACAGTAAGGCTGCTTAGCAGAGGGAGGAGGCGGGCCACAGGTGGACAACTGTCCTGCCTGCACGTGGCCCTCCTGGGGTCTATAGTGGTGACCCCAACAGTTTCCACACCTATGCTACACTTCCCAgtgctggcaggaggcaggggagctTAAGAACAGGAGGTCCTCACTGTGGCCCTCTTCTTCTCCAAGACCACAATCCATTCCTACACGGCCACCCAGAAGACAGTGGATGGGCCGTCCAAGAAGGCCTGGCGAGATGGACGCGGTGCCCACCAGAACATCATTCCAGCCTCCACGGGGGCTGCCAGTGCTGTGGGCAAAGTGATCCCAGAGCTCAAAGGGTAGGAcgacaggggacagggagcagTAGGGGCTGGAAGCTGGACTGGCCCTCAAGTCTTAGTGGGAAGCAGGGGCTGGCTGCATCCCAAGGCAAGGGGAAGAGCCAATGTCCCAGGCTCTGACTTGTGCCTCTGATGTGGAATTTTGCAGGAAACTCACAGGAATGGCATTCCGAGTGCCAACTCCAAACGTGTCTGTTGTTGACCTGACGTGCCGCCTGGCCCAACCTACCTCTTACTCAGCCATCAAGGATgctgtgaaagcagcagccaaGGGGTCCATGGCTGGCATCCTTGCCTACACTGAAGATGAGGTAGGGGCTAAGAACAGGTGGCCAGGTAAAGGAGGGGGTgtggctgccacctgccaggcaggTCCCAAGAGAACAGCAGGGGTGTCACggctgtgtgtgtgagtcttTGCACTAGCAGCTCCTGAAATCTGAAAGCTTCCCCCACCTCTGGGGAGCTATAAGTCTACCCCCACTTTCTGCAAGGGTCTACTCCAGTCCCACCCCACCAGTGTGCCCTTTAGAAAGACTTCTTGAGATATATCATAGTCACTGCTGGCCTCAAGGGCATGTGCACTACAGGAAAGCAGGAACTTGCAGGGTATTCTTGTATTTTTGGACCTATGGCCACCTCCCCAGGGCCAGCTCAGTGCAGTGATGGGCAGACGGCAGCAGCACCCACTTTCTTCAACACCTGCttggagccaggccagggccagctgcCTTCCCCAGGAAGCGTGCACATCACCATCAGATGCGTCGCCGCTGTTCACATCTCTTGTCCCTGCGGGTCTACTGTCACCACCACAAGGTGCTCCTGTCTTAATGGGATCACTGTTTCTGCAGGACCAGTGTTTAGCCCCGCAGCAAGCTGCTGACGATGTCCCCACTGCCTGACTGCCTAAggccaatttcctgctaatacagggATCCAAAGGGACTGGATGCCTGGCACTCAAGCAGGagacctgctcctggctctggggagtaaactggcagatgggcGTGTCGTCTGCGTCTCAAAGGAGGGAATCCTCCTAAAAACCTACCTACTGCACAGCTGAACACCCTCCTGGGATCTTCAGCCAGGCTAGCACAAAAACCCTCAGGGCCCTCTCCACCTCAGACACAGTACTGAGGGACGACTTGAGCTATAACCACACACAGGCTCAGGGCCAGCCTTCAGAGTGGGATCTCCAAGCTTGCCCACTGCAGACATCAATTGGCAGCCCCTGGTGAGGCCTCGGGTGGCCTGCAGTCTGTGTCCCCGCTCAGGAAGAGCCTTCCTCGGCCTTGGTCACACCCTGTGCCCCCCGAGGACTCTATCAAACATCAGAGATGTTAGGATGGACAACATGCCGGCACTCCACTCCGCCTACTGACCCATCTGactccctgccctggctcccaggttgTGTCCACCGATTTCGTGGGAGACCACCACTCGTCCATCTTCGATGCCAAGGCAGGCATTTCGCTCAACGATAACTTCGTGAAACTCATTTCCTGGTACGGGGTGGAGATCTGTGCGGGGATCCTGGAGGGGGCGATGGCAGCGCGGGAGCCCCATGCCTAACCACCTTCCTCCTCACAGGTACGACAACGAGTTCGGCTACAGTCACCGGGTGGTAGACCTCCTCCGCTACATGTACAGCCGAGACAACTGAAGTGGGCAGGCTCCCCTTCGCTTCCCTGTACTCCTCCTGGACTCGAACCCTCACCTCGCTCTCGCCCCGGGCTCCCCGAGGAAGTAGGGCTCCCAGCGGGAGGGCCAGGTCCCGCTAGGTCCGCGATGAAATAAAAAGCAGATGCTCATGGCTGTCGCCCCGTGTGTCTGTGCCGGCCGCCATGGAGATCCCACCAGAAGCTGGGGACCGGAACCACCATGGCTGGGGCACCGGGCCCCACAGAGCGAGTGCGAGCGCGGGCGCTCTGACGTCACCGCGCGCGACGCCAGGCGCTGAGACTACCGCTCCCAGAAGGCCGCGCGCGGGCCGTGGCCGGACAGGTGGGCGTCGGGTCCCGGGGCGCCGGCGGAGGTGGGGAGCCGGTGAGCACCCGCGCCCGCCGGCATCATGACCTTATTCCACTTCGGGAACTGCTTCGCTCTCGCCTACTTCCCCTATTTCATCACGTACAAGTGCAGCGGCCTGTGAGTGCGGGGCGGGCGTGTGCGGGGTGGAGAGGGCTCGGGGCAGGGCCGACCCCCCCCTCACcacctgcttctccaggtcagAGTACAACGCCTTCTGGAAATGCGTCCAGGCCGGGGTCACCTACCTCTTCGTGCAGCTGTGCAAGGTGAGAGGCCGCCCGAAGCCCACGTGTCTGGGCTCCCGGGCACTGCTGCGTGCCCCGGGGCACCTACCGAGGGCTGCGGGGTGCAGAGCGGTCATCACGGTACTTGGCTCCTCCGGTAAAGTTGAGAGCAAGGTGTGTCCCTGGGTGGCCACTCCAGCCGCTCCTGGGCTGATTCAGATTACCTGTGGTCACTACAGAAGAGAAACTTCCAGGCTCATCAAGGAACCCCGTCTCCCCCAGTTTTATGAGTGTGCTGCCCTCAGAAGCCCTCTCTCCCAGAAGTCCCTTAGACCTCAATTTGCTACCCCAACCCATGCACACCCATTTCCCACAAGGGACCCAGCACACCTAACCTCAAGGTGACCCCTCGGCTTTCCAAACTTCCCAGATGCTGTTCCTAGCCACATTCTTTCCCACCTGGGAGGGTGGCATCTATGACTTCATTGGGGTGAGTAGGACATGGCCAGGGTtgggagggcaggagccagggccaccCCCATGCTTACCCAGCTCTTCGTGACCCACAGGAGTTCATGAAGGCCAGTGTTGATGTGGCCGACCTCATAGGCCTAAACCTTGTCATGTCCAGGAACGCAGGCAAAGGGGAGTACAAGATCATGGttgctgccctgggctgggccacCGCTGAGCTCATTATGTCCCGGTGGGTGCCATATGTGGCCCGGAGTTGGACTCCTGGAGAGGGACTCCTGGGTTCCCAGGGTGCTGGAGGGTGGGTGCTGCAAGCCCAGGTACTGAGGGTGTCTGGGTGCTAAAGAATTCCCCCGCCCCTCCGCCTTAGCTGCATCCCCCTCTGGGTCGGAGCCCGAGGCATCGAGTTTGACTGGAAGTACATCCAGATGAGTATCGACTCCAACATCAGTCTGGTAGGCAGCCCAcgtctcccccacacacacacactttctgccAGTGCTTGAGCTGCTGCCCAAAGCCTGGCCAACCCGCTGCCTCCTGCAGGTCCACTACATCGTGGCATCCGCCCAGGTCTGGATGATCACACGTTACGATCTCTACCACACCTTCCGGCCAGCCGTCCTCCTGCTCATGTTTCTTAGCGTCTACAAGGCCTTCGTCATGGAGTGAGCCCCGGGAAGGGGTGTGAGGCTGGGTGCAAACAGGGTTAGATTTTCTCATCCTGTCCCCTTATTGTGATGTTTGTCCTGCAGGACTTTCGTCCACCTCTGCTCCCTGGGCAGCTGGACGGCCCTGCTGGCCCGGGCTGTGGTGACTGGGCTGCTGGCCCTCAGCACGTTGGGCCTGTATGTCGCTGTGGTCAACGTGCACTCCTAGGCCTGGACTCCTGAACACGGACACaccacctccctgcctccctctgggtTATAGGGGAGTAAATAGTATTTGAAACCTGGTTGTtgcctctgttttcctctctcgtCCCCCTGGGTCTCAGAGGCCTTTGTTCAAGCTTTGGGAAGAGGCCCACGAGGTGGCTGGCTAGTCTGCTGCCTTGGCCTGTGCTGAGAGCAGTCCCTGGGCCCCTAGTTTCCCCAAGGCAgtggatgggctcagctgtggAGAGGTCAGGTCCTTGGGAaaggggcagagggcagctggAATCCCAGAGACAGCTTGTGGGAGCTGCGCCTCCTCTGTTCACGGCCTCCATGTGGCACCGCCCCAGCTGGTGGTCATCTCCTGAACTCCTATGCCAAGCGTCCACTCGGATGCAACCTCTTCCTGGTGGCCAGGGGGATCCTGGAGCCCTGTCTTCCTGGGTGACCTGTGCGCACAGCCATTTGTGGTTCCTCAATAACTGCTTGACCTTTGGTCCTGTCCCAGGTCTGTCTGGGGCAGCTACCTGGGGTGATCTGCCCAGCTACATGGCGTACCACTCTGACTGCAGGACGGTGCAGGGTCAGAGCTGTGGACTGCAGCCTTCGCCTCTGGGCTTGAACGTGGTTCTCTGGCTCTCAGATTCAGTCTGGGCTGAGGCCTTCCCTGAGCCAACAGCTGCAGCCACTCCAGCAGCAGGGCACGCAAACTAGCCACCTGGCCTGTTCCTAATgtcctcttcccttcttcctctccttccccagccctccctggcccAGCAGACCCCATATTCTCCATCTCCTCAAGGGACTCATCCAAAGCGAGGCCTTGCCGTGCTTCCGCTCCACCCTGATGCACGCCCCACCCGCTCAGGAGGTGCTGCTTGACTGTAGTGTCCCCAGGGGGCActttccccttcctcctgccccctccagGTTGCTGCACCAAGAACAGCTCTGCTCCATTCTGCTATGACAGCCTCATTCATGGAAGGGATGTTTCCCCTCAGGCGGGTAGGTGCCACGTGGCCCCTGGCTTTTACACTAGTCTAAACTAAGATTCCGTGggcagcttgtagcctgggagtgGTGGGGGTGATCGGGGCAGTGGTGTGGAAAGGAAGTGGCTGGTGGGCCCTCCTACCACCCATCTGGGTAGGGACATGGTGGAATTGCATTCTCCCACCCAGATGCTTCCTGGGACAAGACAAGGTTGAATCCCAGCTTACAGGGGAGGGGGCTCAGGGAGAGGAATGAGTGGTTAGAGTGAGGTGGGAGCAGAGGCCAGAATgaccacagagaagcagagaacctGGGCGGGAGGATGAGCTGGGTCACAGTACCCAACCTGTGACAGGTGAAGATGGCAGCACTGGGACTGGCACGAGCCAGGCATCAGCATTCTGGGTTATGATGGAAAACATAGACTTTATGGGGACCCGGAGAAGCTGCCTGACCTGGCCTAGAGGCAGGTGTAAAGGTCTTAAGGACCGAACCCAGGCCTGGCCTTCCCGGGAGCCATAAGGGCCATCTGGGGTGAGTTCAGAACTAAGATCAAATGTAGAAGAGCTAGTGACGCTGCAGAGGGGGCAAGGGGTAAGCCACAGCTATGAAGGCTGTCGGAGGCTATGGGAACTGCAACAGCTTAGGCGGTTATAGGCCAAGGTCAGATTTGAGATCCCAGGCTCTTCGGGACTGTTGTGTGGGGAAGttcagaggccagggctgggaacaagccAAACTGGTGggggcaggaaaaaaaagagtgg
Coding sequences within it:
- the TMEM147 gene encoding BOS complex subunit TMEM147 isoform X2 produces the protein MLFLATFFPTWEGGIYDFIGEFMKASVDVADLIGLNLVMSRNAGKGEYKIMVAALGWATAELIMSRCIPLWVGARGIEFDWKYIQMSIDSNISLVHYIVASAQVWMITRYDLYHTFRPAVLLLMFLSVYKAFVMETFVHLCSLGSWTALLARAVVTGLLALSTLGLYVAVVNVHS
- the TMEM147 gene encoding BOS complex subunit TMEM147 isoform X1 yields the protein MTLFHFGNCFALAYFPYFITYKCSGLSEYNAFWKCVQAGVTYLFVQLCKMLFLATFFPTWEGGIYDFIGEFMKASVDVADLIGLNLVMSRNAGKGEYKIMVAALGWATAELIMSRCIPLWVGARGIEFDWKYIQMSIDSNISLVHYIVASAQVWMITRYDLYHTFRPAVLLLMFLSVYKAFVMETFVHLCSLGSWTALLARAVVTGLLALSTLGLYVAVVNVHS
- the GAPDHS gene encoding glyceraldehyde-3-phosphate dehydrogenase, testis-specific; this translates as MSKRDIVLTNVTVVQLLRQPCPVSRPPPPPEPRIEAEPKPEAVPEPVKEAPQPPPLPPTSPPHKKISIRELTVGINGFGRIGRLVLRACLEKGVRVVAINDPFIDPEYMVYMFKYDSTHGRYKGSVEYKNGRLVVDNNEITVYQCKEPKEIPWKSVGSPYVVESTGVYLSLEAASAHINAGAQRVVISAPSPDAPMFVMGVNENNYNPGSMNVISNASCTTNCLAPLAKVIHERFGIVEGLMTTIHSYTATQKTVDGPSKKAWRDGRGAHQNIIPASTGAASAVGKVIPELKGKLTGMAFRVPTPNVSVVDLTCRLAQPTSYSAIKDAVKAAAKGSMAGILAYTEDEVVSTDFVGDHHSSIFDAKAGISLNDNFVKLISWYDNEFGYSHRVVDLLRYMYSRDN